In Silene latifolia isolate original U9 population chromosome X, ASM4854445v1, whole genome shotgun sequence, the following proteins share a genomic window:
- the LOC141618587 gene encoding G-type lectin S-receptor-like serine/threonine-protein kinase At1g67520 isoform X1, whose product MNKLCFCIVSCYSESDTLKQGQQLQDGEFLVSAGKVFTLGFFSLEEEKSIGYFNPESVQKRFIGIWYTDGPGRRPVWIANRNNPVYRATGVLEIDTSGDLKISDSNGQTSVMLSSKTQGTVRTVAATLTDAGNFVLREVLSDGLAVSKILWQSFDYPTDTLLPGMRLGFDNKTGKHWSLTSWVSSKVPAFGPYTLGLDRNGTNQLILWRRGEIQWKSGSLNDGKFLNLEDYLYSFEFVSNENESYYLLSAMNTWYVNFPMYQINQLGSINSVNIAQPDSYQESQRDGDSPSLSKVVNCKKSRTAPGCVEHKLPECRNKGWFDSTKGYVKSDGFRYEKSRGRDMLGLDDCEAMCLKNCSCVAYASIYPNGTGCELWSNTTQLVEDGYNGYRDFYLQRYQPTMYEYLDEKEPPAIWIWVIVSTSIFIVVLALAWLGYRMKSMLLSVGYGMMRMLLSVGYGMMRMLLSAARFIGLLGCFLRHRVASKLSRSYDHIRQKVETVNMQTGEKTLADLESKAGYSGKSRKKRTLTLAFGKKGRGIRVFSFQSVARATNNFNLSNVLGQGGYGTVYKGLLEDGQEIAIKRLSKTSKQGTSEFMNELKLVATLQHTNLVKLIGCCIELGEKIVVYEFMPNKSLDFFIFDESRRLLLDWTQRFNIIEGIAQGLLYLHKYSRLKIIHRDLKSGNILLDEEMNPKISDFGMAKLFEQNESRANTKRVAGTPGYMPPEYALDGYFSVKTDVFSFGVLLLEIISSKKNNGTYSPDRHLNLIGYAWELWRENRGLEFIDNTLILNDREQQDAMKCINLGLLCVQENASDRPTMSTVVTMINNEASQLPIPKKPAFFFGNYASQAERLQCDLEQGSLNEASVTEMEAR is encoded by the exons ATGAATAAG CTTTGTTTCTGCATAGTTTCGTGTTATTCAGAATCCGATACCTTGAAGCAAGGACAACAGCTACAGGATGGTGAGTTCTTAGTTTCAGCTGGCAAAGTCTTTACATTAGGATTCTTCAGTCTAGAAGAGGAAAAGAGTATTGGCTACTTCAACCCGGAAAGCGTTCAGAAACGCTTCATTGGCATCTGGTACACTGATGGTCCTGGTCGGAGACCTGTTTGGATAGCCAATCGGAACAATCCCGTCTACAGAGCCACTGGAGTCCTCGAAATTGATACAAGTGGTGATTTGAAGATATCAGATAGTAATGGTCAAACCTCAGTTATGCTGAGTTCAAAAACTCAAGGGACTGTCAGAACAGTTGCTGCTACTCTAACTGATGCAGGCAATTTTGTGTTACGAGAGGTGTTGTCGGATGGGCTGGCAGTGTCGAAAATTTTATGGCAGAGCTTTGATTATCCAACAGACACTCTTCTTCCAGGGATGAGACTCGGGTTCGACAATAAGACCGGGAAACACTGGTCTTTGACTTCATGGGTAAGTTCTAAAGTTCCTGCATTTGGGCCTTATACTCTCGGTTTAGACCGCAATGGTACTAATCAGCTGATTCTATGGAGAAGAGGTGAAATTCAGTGGAAAAGTGGATCATTGAATGACGGAAAATTCTTGAATCTTGAAGATTATCTTTACAGTTTCGagtttgtttcaaatgagaatgaGAGTTACTATTTGTTATCTGCAATGAACACTTGGTACGTTAATTTTCCAATGTATCAAATTAATCAATTGGGTTCAATCAATAGTGTAAACATTGCACAACCCGATTCATACCAAGAAAGTCAAAGAGACGGAGATAGTCCCTCTTTGTCCAAAGTTGTCAACTGTAAAAAAAGCAGGACAGCGCCAGGGTGCGTGGAGCACAAGTTGCCGGAGTGTAGAAACAAGGGTTGGTTCGATAGCACCAAGGGTTACGTGAAGTCTGACGGTTTTAGGTACGAGAAGAGTAGAGGTAGAGACATGTTGGGTTTGGATGATTGTGAAGCGATGTGTTTGAAAAATTGCTCTTGTGTTGCTTATGCCTCCATCTACCCGAATGGAACCGGGTGTGAGCTTTGGAGTAATACGACGCAGTTAGTAGAAGACGGGTACAATGGCTATCGGGACTTTTATCTTCAAAGGTATCAACCAACTATGTATG AGTATCTCGACGAGAAAGAACCCCCAGCAATTTGGATATGGGTTATAGTATCCACATCGATCTTTATAGTCGTTCTAGCACTAGCATGGTTAGGCTATCGGATGAAGAGTATGCTGCTGTCAGTAGGCTATGGGATGATGAGAATGCTGCTGTCAGTAGGCTATGGGATGATGAGGATGCTGCTGTCAGCAGCTCGATTCATTGGTTTGCTAGGTTGTTTCTTGCGACACAGAGTCGCATCAAAACTTTCGAGGTCTTATGATCACATCCGACAGAAAGTCGAGACAG TAAATATGCAAACAGGAGAGAAGACGCTCGCTGATCTGGAATCTAAAGCAGGATATTCAGGAAAGTCGCGGAAGAAAAGAACGCTCACGCTCGCCTTTGGAAAGAAGGGTCGAGGAATTCGAGTGTTTAGTTTTCAAAGTGTGGCTCGAGCAACAAATAACTTCAATCTCTCAAACGTGCTTGGACAAGGAGGATATGGGACGGTTTACAAG GGGTTGCTAGAGGATGGACAGGAAATAGCGATAAAGCGGCTTTCAAAAACGTCAAAACAAGGCACGTCGGAGTTCATGAATGAGCTGAAGCTGGTTGCGACGCTGCAGCATACCAATCTAGTTAAGCTTATTGGATGTTGCATCGAGCTAGGAGAGAAAATAGTTGTGTATGAGTTCATGCCGAATAAAAGCCTGGATTTTTTCATTTTCG ATGAAAGTAGAAGATTACTTCTTGATTGGACGCAACGGTTCAATATTATAGAAGGGATAGCTCAAGGACTCCTCTATCTTCACAAATACTCTAGGTTGAAGATAATTCACAGAGACTTGAAAAGCGGAAACATATTACTAGATGAAGAAATGAACCCCAAGATATCGGATTTTGGTATGGCTAAACTCTTTGAGCAAAATGAATCAAGAGCTAATACCAAGAGAGTTGCAGGCACGCC TGGTTATATGCCGCCAGAATATGCACTGGATGGATATTTTTCAGTCAAGACGGACGTCTTTAGCTTTGGTGTGTTACTGCTAGAGATTATCAGTAGCAAGAAAAACAATGGAACTTACAGCCCCGACCGACATCTTAACCTGATTGGATAT GCATGGGAACTATGGAGAGAAAATAGAGGGTTGGAGTTTATCGACAATACCTTGATTCTAAATGACCGGGAACAACAGGATGCAATGAAGTGCATCAATTTGGGGCTCCTATGCGTGCAAGAGAATGCATCAGACAGGCCAACCATGTCGACAGTAGTAACCATGATCAATAATGAAGCTAGTCAACTGCCCATTCCTAAGAAACCGGCATTTTTCTTTGGGAATTACGCGTCTCAAGCTGAGCGTTTGCAATGTGATCTAGAGCAAGGCTCTTTGAATGAAGCATCAGTTACAGAAATGGAAGCCAGATGA
- the LOC141618587 gene encoding G-type lectin S-receptor-like serine/threonine-protein kinase CES101 isoform X2, producing MLSSKTQGTVRTVAATLTDAGNFVLREVLSDGLAVSKILWQSFDYPTDTLLPGMRLGFDNKTGKHWSLTSWVSSKVPAFGPYTLGLDRNGTNQLILWRRGEIQWKSGSLNDGKFLNLEDYLYSFEFVSNENESYYLLSAMNTWYVNFPMYQINQLGSINSVNIAQPDSYQESQRDGDSPSLSKVVNCKKSRTAPGCVEHKLPECRNKGWFDSTKGYVKSDGFRYEKSRGRDMLGLDDCEAMCLKNCSCVAYASIYPNGTGCELWSNTTQLVEDGYNGYRDFYLQRYQPTMYEYLDEKEPPAIWIWVIVSTSIFIVVLALAWLGYRMKSMLLSVGYGMMRMLLSVGYGMMRMLLSAARFIGLLGCFLRHRVASKLSRSYDHIRQKVETVNMQTGEKTLADLESKAGYSGKSRKKRTLTLAFGKKGRGIRVFSFQSVARATNNFNLSNVLGQGGYGTVYKGLLEDGQEIAIKRLSKTSKQGTSEFMNELKLVATLQHTNLVKLIGCCIELGEKIVVYEFMPNKSLDFFIFDESRRLLLDWTQRFNIIEGIAQGLLYLHKYSRLKIIHRDLKSGNILLDEEMNPKISDFGMAKLFEQNESRANTKRVAGTPGYMPPEYALDGYFSVKTDVFSFGVLLLEIISSKKNNGTYSPDRHLNLIGYAWELWRENRGLEFIDNTLILNDREQQDAMKCINLGLLCVQENASDRPTMSTVVTMINNEASQLPIPKKPAFFFGNYASQAERLQCDLEQGSLNEASVTEMEAR from the exons ATGCTGAGTTCAAAAACTCAAGGGACTGTCAGAACAGTTGCTGCTACTCTAACTGATGCAGGCAATTTTGTGTTACGAGAGGTGTTGTCGGATGGGCTGGCAGTGTCGAAAATTTTATGGCAGAGCTTTGATTATCCAACAGACACTCTTCTTCCAGGGATGAGACTCGGGTTCGACAATAAGACCGGGAAACACTGGTCTTTGACTTCATGGGTAAGTTCTAAAGTTCCTGCATTTGGGCCTTATACTCTCGGTTTAGACCGCAATGGTACTAATCAGCTGATTCTATGGAGAAGAGGTGAAATTCAGTGGAAAAGTGGATCATTGAATGACGGAAAATTCTTGAATCTTGAAGATTATCTTTACAGTTTCGagtttgtttcaaatgagaatgaGAGTTACTATTTGTTATCTGCAATGAACACTTGGTACGTTAATTTTCCAATGTATCAAATTAATCAATTGGGTTCAATCAATAGTGTAAACATTGCACAACCCGATTCATACCAAGAAAGTCAAAGAGACGGAGATAGTCCCTCTTTGTCCAAAGTTGTCAACTGTAAAAAAAGCAGGACAGCGCCAGGGTGCGTGGAGCACAAGTTGCCGGAGTGTAGAAACAAGGGTTGGTTCGATAGCACCAAGGGTTACGTGAAGTCTGACGGTTTTAGGTACGAGAAGAGTAGAGGTAGAGACATGTTGGGTTTGGATGATTGTGAAGCGATGTGTTTGAAAAATTGCTCTTGTGTTGCTTATGCCTCCATCTACCCGAATGGAACCGGGTGTGAGCTTTGGAGTAATACGACGCAGTTAGTAGAAGACGGGTACAATGGCTATCGGGACTTTTATCTTCAAAGGTATCAACCAACTATGTATG AGTATCTCGACGAGAAAGAACCCCCAGCAATTTGGATATGGGTTATAGTATCCACATCGATCTTTATAGTCGTTCTAGCACTAGCATGGTTAGGCTATCGGATGAAGAGTATGCTGCTGTCAGTAGGCTATGGGATGATGAGAATGCTGCTGTCAGTAGGCTATGGGATGATGAGGATGCTGCTGTCAGCAGCTCGATTCATTGGTTTGCTAGGTTGTTTCTTGCGACACAGAGTCGCATCAAAACTTTCGAGGTCTTATGATCACATCCGACAGAAAGTCGAGACAG TAAATATGCAAACAGGAGAGAAGACGCTCGCTGATCTGGAATCTAAAGCAGGATATTCAGGAAAGTCGCGGAAGAAAAGAACGCTCACGCTCGCCTTTGGAAAGAAGGGTCGAGGAATTCGAGTGTTTAGTTTTCAAAGTGTGGCTCGAGCAACAAATAACTTCAATCTCTCAAACGTGCTTGGACAAGGAGGATATGGGACGGTTTACAAG GGGTTGCTAGAGGATGGACAGGAAATAGCGATAAAGCGGCTTTCAAAAACGTCAAAACAAGGCACGTCGGAGTTCATGAATGAGCTGAAGCTGGTTGCGACGCTGCAGCATACCAATCTAGTTAAGCTTATTGGATGTTGCATCGAGCTAGGAGAGAAAATAGTTGTGTATGAGTTCATGCCGAATAAAAGCCTGGATTTTTTCATTTTCG ATGAAAGTAGAAGATTACTTCTTGATTGGACGCAACGGTTCAATATTATAGAAGGGATAGCTCAAGGACTCCTCTATCTTCACAAATACTCTAGGTTGAAGATAATTCACAGAGACTTGAAAAGCGGAAACATATTACTAGATGAAGAAATGAACCCCAAGATATCGGATTTTGGTATGGCTAAACTCTTTGAGCAAAATGAATCAAGAGCTAATACCAAGAGAGTTGCAGGCACGCC TGGTTATATGCCGCCAGAATATGCACTGGATGGATATTTTTCAGTCAAGACGGACGTCTTTAGCTTTGGTGTGTTACTGCTAGAGATTATCAGTAGCAAGAAAAACAATGGAACTTACAGCCCCGACCGACATCTTAACCTGATTGGATAT GCATGGGAACTATGGAGAGAAAATAGAGGGTTGGAGTTTATCGACAATACCTTGATTCTAAATGACCGGGAACAACAGGATGCAATGAAGTGCATCAATTTGGGGCTCCTATGCGTGCAAGAGAATGCATCAGACAGGCCAACCATGTCGACAGTAGTAACCATGATCAATAATGAAGCTAGTCAACTGCCCATTCCTAAGAAACCGGCATTTTTCTTTGGGAATTACGCGTCTCAAGCTGAGCGTTTGCAATGTGATCTAGAGCAAGGCTCTTTGAATGAAGCATCAGTTACAGAAATGGAAGCCAGATGA
- the LOC141618589 gene encoding uncharacterized protein LOC141618589: protein MYLVTANMLNKSSLLAYFFYSSGSCWDSQKSDGCMTEFNILSSALLVDSLLLPLLVVLVKSYTTPLTLVLFKPCSVLANLILASISCLALEEKGDIEEVTNDMGSALWWRMSALICIRDHLATNGSILMTMTCSCLCLCFEPGGLYNKFCVKILIGLVRVATCIESTSVWIFDTGDIGDLSGSTSVMSTLYPVYGTSILSFTATNDNAIWPKEYMKTKRHIRLEKSPLLCNAFFSDCKSRRGEIIQVFIWDAGNIIMIVLELLTKSNKNVGSPRCWGASSGARANGCLLAIVKQIGCSTPLVLLENASEGAVKFTFYQRLSNYVKLVLITFDLRRTTCCNEYGWRYFTLNSDMPIIGQISSLVFDPGGQKYNLSLVESFRDLCRPLQFPCHVVWHN from the coding sequence ATGTACTTGGTCACTGCAAACATGCTAAATAAGAGTTCATTACTTGCTTATTTTTTTTATTCGAGTGGTTCTTGCTGGGACTCTCAGAAGTCAGACGGATGTATGACTGAGTTTAATATTCTGAGTTCTGCATTACTAGTGGATAGCTTGTTACTACCCTTACTGGTTGTGCTAGTTAAATCATACACTACACCGTTGACACTAGTTCTCTTCAAACCATGCTCTGTACTTGCAAATTTGATCTTGGCCTCGATATCTTGTCTCGCCCTTGAGGAGAAGGGTGATATTGAGGAGGTGACAAATGACATGGGTTCAGCTCTATGGTGGAGAATGTCTGCTTTGATATGTATCAGGGATCATCTCGCGACTAATGGCAGCATCCTCATGACTATGACGTGTAGCTGTCTTTGTCTTTGTTTTGAACCGGGTGGGTTGTATAACAAATTTTGTGTTAAGATCTTAATTGGCCTGGTGAGAGTTGCTACTTGTATAGAATCTACTAGTGTTTGGATTTTCGACACGGGTGATATTGGCGATTTGTCAGGATCAACTAGTGTTATGAGCACATTATACCCGGTGTACGGTACAAGTATCCTTAGTTTCACAGCAACTAATGACAATGCAATTTGGCCAAAGGAGTATATGAAGACAAAGCGTCATATTAGGCTAGAAAagagccccttattgtgcaatgCCTTCTTCTCAGATTGCAAGTCACGACGAGGTGAGATCATACAAGTTTTCATTTGGGACGCTGGCAATATAATTATGATTGTATTAGAATTGTtaacaaaatcaaacaaaaatgtTGGATCACCAAGGTGTTGGGGTGCAAGCTCGGGGGCTAGAGCAAATGGATGTTTGCTTGCAATTGTTAAACAAATTGGGTGCTCCACTCCGCTGGTTTTGTTAGAGAATGCAAGTGAAGGGGCTGTAAAATTCACTTTTTATCAAAGATTATCCAATTATGTCAAGCTTGTTCTGATAACTTTTGACTTACGGAGGACAACCTGCTGTAATGAATATGGATGGAGATATTTTACTCTGAATAGCGACATGCCGATTATTGGACAAATTAGTTCCCTTGTTTTTGATCCGGGTGGGCAGAAATATAACCTTTCTCTTGTTGAGAGCTTTCGAGATTTGTGCAGACcactgcaatttccctgtcatgTTGTCTGGCACAATTGA
- the LOC141618588 gene encoding G-type lectin S-receptor-like serine/threonine-protein kinase CES101 has product MKLRKLNIILQLCFGIVSCYSDSDTLKQGQQLQDGEFLVSAGKVFTLGFFSLEEERTIGYFNPESAQKRFIGIWYTDSPGRRPVWIANRNNPVYRATGVLEIDKSGDLKISDSNGQTSVMLCSKTQGTVRTVAATLTDAGNFLLREVLSDGLAGSKILWQSFDHPTDTLLPGMRLGFDFKTGKNWSLTSWVSSKVPALGPYTLGLDRNGTNQLILWRRGEIQWKSGSLNEGKFLNLEDYLYSFEIVSNENERYYVLSAMKTWYVNFPMYQIGELGSINSVNIAQSDPYQESQRSRGSPLSGVVDCKRIRTATGCVEHKLPECRSKVWFDSTKGYVKSDGIRYEKGRGGDILGLDDCEAMCLKKCSCVAYASIYSNGTGCEFWSNMTQLVEDRYDHDYRDFYLQRNKPSMTDIRRKNVIWIWLIVSTSIFIVVLVVAWLGYRMKRMLLAAARFLGLLGCFLRHRLRSNLSKYYDHIQQKVETVNMQTGGKTHSDMDSRAGYSGKSRKKRTLTLAFGKKTQGIRVFRFESVARATNNFALSNVLGQGGYGTVYKGLLADGQEIAIKRLSKTSKQGKSEFMNELKLVAKLQHTNLVKLIGCCIEQEEKIVVYEFMPNKSLDFFIFDESRRLLLDWTQRVNIIEGIAQGLLYLHKYSRLKIIHRDLKSGNILLDEEMNPKISDFGMAKLFEQNESRANTKIVVGTPGYMPPEYALDGYFSVKTDVFSFGVLLLEIISSKKNNGTYSPDRHLNLIGYAWELWRENRGLEFIDNTLILNDREQQDAMKCINLGLLCVQENASDRPTMSTVVTMINNEASQLPIPKKPAFFFGNYASQAERLQCDLEQGSLNEASVSEMEAR; this is encoded by the exons ATGAAGCTAAGAAAACTAAACATCATCTTGCAGCTTTGTTTCGGCATAGTTTCGTGTTATTCAGATTCCGATACCTTGAAGCAAGGACAACAGCTACAGGATGGTGAGTTCTTAGTTTCAGCTGGCAAAGTCTTTACATTAGGATTCTTCAGTCTAGAAGAGGAAAGGACTATTGGCTACTTCAACCCGGAAAGCGCTCAGAAACGCTTCATTGGCATCTGGTACACTGATAGTCCTGGTCGGAGACCTGTTTGGATTGCCAATCGGAACAATCCCGTCTACAGAGCCACTGGAGTCCTCGAAATTGATAAAAGTGGTGATTTGAAGATATCAGATAGTAATGGTCAAACCTCAGTTATGCTGTGTTCGAAAACTCAAGGGACTGTCAGAACAGTTGCTGCTACTCTAACTGATGCAGGCAATTTTCTGTTACGAGAGGTGTTGTCGGATGGGCTGGCAGGGTCGAAAATTTTATGGCAGAGCTTTGATCATCCAACAGACACTCTTCTTCCTGGGATGAGACTCGGGTTCGACTTTAAGACCGGGAAAAATTGGTCTTTGACTTCATGGGTAAGTTCCAAAGTTCCTGCACTTGGGCCTTATACTCTCGGTTTAGACCGCAATGGTACTAATCAGCTGATTCTATGGAGAAGAGGTGAAATTCAGTGGAAAAGTGGATCATTGAATGAAGGGAAATTCTTGAATCTTGAAGATTATCTTTACAGTTTCGAGAttgtttcaaatgagaatgaGAGGTACTATGTGTTATCTGCAATGAAAACTTGGTACGTTAATTTTCCAATGTATCAAATCGGTGAATTGGGCTCAATTAATAGTGTGAACATTGCACAATCAGATCCATACCAAGAAAGTCAAAGAAGCAGGGGTAGTCCTTTATCCGGAGTTGTTGACTGTAAAAGAATCAGGACAGCGACAGGGTGCGTGGAGCACAAGTTGCCGGAGTGTagaagcaaggtttggtttgatAGCACCAAGGGTTATGTGAAGTCTGACGGTATTAGGTACGAGAAGGGTAGAGGTGGAGATATCTTGGGTTTGGATGATTGTGAAGCGATGTGTTTGAAAAAATGTTCTTGTGTTGCTTATGCCTCTATCTACTCGAATGGAACAGGGTGCGAGTTTTGGAGTAATATGACCCAGTTAGTAGAAGACAGGTACGACCATGACTATAGGGACTTTTATCTTCAAAGGAATAAACCAAGTATGACTG ATATCAGAAGGAAGAATGTAATTTGGATATGGCTTATAGTATCAACATCGATCTTTATAGTCGTTCTAGTAGTAGCATGGTTAGGCTATCGGATGAAGAGGATGCTGCTGGCAGCAGCTCGATTCCTTGGTTTGCTAGGTTGTTTCTTACGACACAGACTCAGATCAAATCTTTCTAAGTATTATGATCACATTCAACAGAAAGTCGAGACAG TTAATATGCAAACAGGAGGGAAGACACACTCTGATATGGATTCTAGAGCGGGATATTCAGGAAAATCTCGGAAGAAAAGAACACTCACGCTTGCCTTTGGAAAGAAGACTCAAGGAATTCGAGTGTTTAGGTTTGAAAGTGTGGCTCGAGCAACCAATAACTTCGCTCTCTCAAACGTGCTTGGACAAGGAGGATATGGGACAGTTTACAAG GGGTTGCTAGCGGATGGGCAAGAAATAGCAATAAAGCGGCTTTCAAAAACGTCAAAACAAGGCAAGTCGGAGTTCATGAATGAGTTGAAGCTGGTGGCGAAGCTACAGCATACCAATCTAGTTAAacttattggatgttgcattgagCAAGAAGAGAAGATAGTCGTGTATGAGTTCATGCCGAATAAAAGCCTGGATTTTTTCATTTTCG ATGAAAGTAGAAGATTACTTCTTGATTGGACGCAACGCGTCAATATTATAGAAGGGATAGCTCAAGGACTCCTTTATCTTCACAAATACTCAAGGTTGAAGATAATTCACAGAGACTTAAAAAGCGGAAACATATTACTAGATGAAGAAATGAACCCCAAGATATCGGATTTTGGTATGGCTAAACTCTTTGAGCAAAATGAATCAAGAGCTAATACCAAGATAGTTGTAGGCACACC TGGTTATATGCCTCCGGAATATGCACTGGATGGATATTTTTCAGTCAAGACGGACGTCTTTAGCTTTGGAGTGTTACTGCTAGAGATTATCAGTAGCAAGAAAAACAACGGAACTTACAGCCCAGACCGACATCTTAACCTGATTGGATAT GCATGGGAACTATGGAGAGAAAATAGAGGGTTGGAGTTTATCGACAATACCTTGATTCTAAATGACCGGGAACAACAGGACGCAATGAAGTGCATCAATTTGGGGCTCCTGTGCGTGCAAGAGAATGCATCAGACAGGCCAACCATGTCGACAGTAGTAACCATGATCAATAATGAAGCTAGTCAACTGCCTATTCCTAAGAAACCGGCATTTTTCTTTGGGAATTATGCGTCTCAAGCTGAGCGTTTGCAATGTGATCTAGAGCAAGGCTCTTTGAATGAAGCATCAGTTTCAGAAATGGAAGCCAGATGA